The proteins below are encoded in one region of Syntrophotalea carbinolica DSM 2380:
- the mutY gene encoding A/G-specific adenine glycosylase has product MNRCLLDWYGRCGRDLPWRRTRDPYRIWLSEIMLQQTGVTAVIPYYERFLAAFPSVAALAAAPLEQVLELWAGLGYYRRARFLHEAACKVVSEHGGQFPETPEAIQALPGIGRSTAGAIVSIAFDRKAPILDGNVRRVLCRLLAISGDPRSSKVEKRLWQCADALTPEDRPHDYAQAIMDLGATVCKPRRPDCQACPLSGLCQAFWQGIQEQLPQRATRKTVPLVQQVAVLIEREGRYLVRRRPLDGMLGGLWEFPSVAVPEGKTAETAARTLLAGEGLSAGLSPVGTVRHAYSHFRVELHVFACRENRAGMVADEEHRWLSPQELADWPLHGSHKKALVLL; this is encoded by the coding sequence ATGAACCGGTGTCTGCTGGACTGGTATGGACGCTGCGGCCGCGATCTGCCCTGGAGGCGGACCCGCGACCCATATCGCATCTGGCTGTCGGAAATCATGTTGCAGCAGACCGGCGTGACAGCGGTGATCCCTTACTACGAGCGTTTTTTGGCTGCGTTCCCCAGTGTCGCGGCATTGGCCGCCGCACCCCTGGAACAGGTGCTGGAGCTCTGGGCGGGGCTGGGCTACTATCGCCGCGCCCGGTTTTTGCACGAGGCCGCCTGCAAGGTGGTGTCTGAACATGGCGGACAATTCCCCGAGACGCCCGAGGCGATTCAGGCCTTGCCCGGCATCGGCCGTTCCACAGCCGGCGCTATCGTTTCCATCGCCTTTGATCGCAAGGCACCGATTCTGGACGGGAATGTACGGCGGGTGCTGTGCCGGTTGCTGGCCATATCCGGTGATCCCCGTTCCAGCAAGGTGGAAAAGCGGCTCTGGCAATGCGCCGATGCCCTTACGCCCGAAGATCGGCCTCACGACTACGCCCAGGCCATTATGGATCTGGGGGCCACGGTCTGCAAGCCGCGTCGCCCCGACTGCCAAGCCTGCCCTTTGTCCGGATTGTGTCAGGCTTTCTGGCAGGGGATACAGGAGCAATTGCCGCAGCGTGCTACGCGCAAAACAGTGCCTCTGGTACAACAGGTGGCGGTGCTGATAGAGCGGGAAGGACGCTATCTGGTGCGCAGGCGTCCCCTGGACGGCATGCTTGGCGGGTTATGGGAGTTTCCCTCCGTGGCCGTGCCCGAAGGCAAAACTGCGGAAACCGCGGCTCGTACCTTGCTGGCCGGTGAAGGCTTGTCGGCCGGTCTGAGCCCGGTGGGAACGGTGCGCCATGCTTACAGCCATTTTCGTGTGGAATTGCACGTGTTCGCCTGCCGGGAAAACCGTGCCGGCATGGTCGCTGACGAGGAACATCGCTGGCTGTCCCCGCAGGAACTGGCCGACTGGCCACTGCACGGGTCCCATAAAAAGGCCCTTGTTCTGCTGTGA
- the serS gene encoding serine--tRNA ligase, with protein sequence MLDLKFVRDHFAEAEQRLATRGGAVDLSAFTDLDARRRTLLGESESLKAEKNQVSALIGKTKDKSQVQGEIARMKDVSVRIKELDEELKQVEGDLRTLLMTLPNLPHEDCPVGTSEDDNKEVRRWGQVPEFDFEAQSHWDIGERLDILDFERAGKLAGARFAIYKGAGARLERALINFMLDLHTGEHKYVEILPPLMVNRDTMTGTGQLPKFESDLFHLDDPDFFLIPTAEVPVTNIHRDEILADGDLPVCYAAYTPCFRKEAGSHGRDTRGLIRMHQFNKVELVKFARPEESDQELLKLLDNAEEVLRRLKLPYRVVDLCTGDIGFSAARTFDIEVWLPGQQTFREISSCSNFRDFQARRAAIRFRREEKGKPELVHTLNGSGLAVGRTLVAILENYQQEDGSVVIPEALRPYMGGVEKISA encoded by the coding sequence ATGCTGGATCTGAAATTTGTACGCGATCATTTTGCCGAAGCCGAACAACGGCTGGCAACCCGGGGCGGCGCCGTTGATCTGTCCGCCTTTACCGATCTGGATGCCCGCCGGCGTACTCTGCTGGGCGAGTCCGAGTCTCTCAAGGCTGAAAAGAACCAGGTTTCGGCGCTGATCGGCAAGACCAAAGACAAAAGTCAGGTGCAGGGCGAAATTGCACGCATGAAAGACGTATCCGTGCGTATCAAGGAACTGGACGAGGAGCTCAAGCAAGTTGAGGGCGATTTGCGCACCTTGCTGATGACGCTGCCCAATCTGCCCCATGAAGATTGTCCTGTCGGTACTTCCGAAGACGATAACAAGGAAGTCCGGCGCTGGGGGCAGGTGCCCGAATTCGATTTTGAGGCGCAATCCCACTGGGATATCGGCGAGCGTCTCGATATTCTCGATTTCGAGCGGGCCGGCAAGCTCGCCGGTGCCCGTTTTGCCATTTACAAAGGGGCTGGAGCCAGGCTGGAACGGGCTTTGATAAATTTCATGCTCGACCTGCACACCGGCGAGCACAAATATGTTGAAATTCTCCCACCCCTTATGGTAAACAGGGACACCATGACGGGGACGGGACAACTCCCCAAGTTTGAAAGCGATCTTTTTCATCTTGACGATCCGGATTTTTTCCTGATTCCGACCGCCGAAGTGCCGGTGACCAACATTCACCGGGATGAGATTCTGGCGGATGGCGACCTGCCTGTATGCTACGCAGCTTATACGCCCTGCTTCCGCAAGGAGGCCGGGTCCCATGGTCGCGATACCCGCGGGCTGATTCGCATGCATCAGTTCAACAAGGTTGAGCTGGTCAAGTTCGCCCGTCCCGAAGAGTCGGATCAGGAATTGCTGAAACTGCTGGATAATGCCGAAGAGGTGCTGCGGCGTCTGAAACTGCCCTATCGGGTGGTCGACCTGTGCACGGGCGATATCGGTTTTTCCGCGGCGCGTACCTTCGATATCGAAGTGTGGCTGCCCGGTCAGCAGACGTTTAGAGAGATATCTTCCTGCTCCAATTTCCGTGACTTCCAGGCTCGTCGCGCCGCGATTCGTTTCCGTCGCGAGGAAAAGGGTAAGCCGGAGTTGGTGCATACCTTGAACGGTTCCGGTCTGGCCGTGGGCCGTACGCTGGTTGCCATATTGGAAAACTATCAGCAGGAAGACGGTTCGGTGGTGATACCCGAAGCGTTGCGACCCTATATGGGCGGAGTGGAAAAGATTTCAGCATAA
- a CDS encoding class II fumarate hydratase — MTATRIEKDSMGTMEVPASALYGAQTARALANFPISGQRFSRPFIHALGLIKRYAAQANLELGMLDEQRATAIMQAADEVINGELDEHFVLDIFQTGSGTSTNMNANEVIANRAAQILGQAAGSRAVHPNDHVNLGQSSNDVIPTAMHIAAALEIRNSLVKALFDMQEALGEKALAFNDIIKIGRTHLQDATPVRLGQVFSGYARQLALAIRGIERAQDDLLELALGGTAVGTGLNAHPQFATRAIAAISDQTGLEFREASNHFEAQAAKDAVVAASGALKRGACALFKIANDIRLLGSGPRCGIGELQLPPVQPGSSIMPGKVNPVMAESLMQVCAQVIGNDAAIALGGLSGNFELNVMMPVMAHNLLQSITLLTNASTQFTRRCLQGLEADRARCESLVEQSLAMCTALAPVIGYDQAADIAKQAFASGRTVREVALEQQVLPEEKLAQVLDPRPMTEPGIPGKTR, encoded by the coding sequence ATGACCGCGACCAGAATCGAAAAAGATTCCATGGGTACCATGGAGGTACCCGCTTCGGCCCTATACGGTGCCCAGACAGCCCGGGCTCTGGCCAACTTCCCCATCTCCGGCCAACGTTTTTCGCGCCCGTTCATTCATGCTCTCGGCCTGATCAAACGCTACGCAGCTCAAGCCAATCTGGAGCTGGGCATGCTCGACGAGCAACGCGCCACTGCGATCATGCAAGCTGCCGACGAAGTGATCAACGGCGAACTCGACGAGCACTTCGTGCTGGATATTTTTCAGACCGGCTCCGGCACCAGCACCAACATGAACGCCAACGAGGTCATTGCCAATCGCGCCGCCCAGATTCTGGGGCAAGCCGCCGGTTCACGTGCGGTGCACCCCAATGATCACGTCAACCTCGGTCAATCGAGCAACGACGTTATCCCGACTGCCATGCACATTGCCGCAGCCCTGGAAATCCGCAACAGCCTGGTCAAGGCACTGTTTGACATGCAGGAAGCCCTGGGCGAAAAAGCATTGGCCTTCAATGACATCATCAAGATCGGCCGCACCCACCTGCAGGATGCAACGCCGGTGCGTCTCGGCCAGGTATTCTCAGGTTACGCGCGCCAGCTGGCACTGGCCATCCGTGGCATCGAACGCGCCCAGGACGACCTGCTGGAACTGGCACTGGGCGGCACCGCCGTCGGCACCGGGCTTAATGCACACCCGCAATTCGCCACCCGTGCCATCGCCGCCATCAGCGACCAAACCGGGCTGGAATTTCGTGAAGCCAGCAACCATTTTGAAGCTCAGGCCGCCAAGGATGCCGTGGTAGCGGCCAGCGGCGCCCTCAAGCGAGGAGCCTGCGCGCTGTTCAAGATCGCCAACGACATCCGCCTGCTCGGCAGCGGACCGCGCTGCGGCATCGGCGAGCTGCAGTTGCCGCCGGTACAGCCGGGCAGTTCCATCATGCCGGGCAAGGTCAATCCGGTCATGGCTGAAAGTCTTATGCAGGTCTGCGCCCAGGTCATCGGCAACGATGCGGCGATTGCCCTGGGCGGATTGTCCGGCAACTTCGAATTGAACGTGATGATGCCGGTCATGGCCCACAACCTGCTGCAATCGATCACCTTGCTGACCAACGCATCAACCCAGTTCACCCGACGGTGCCTGCAGGGACTGGAAGCCGATCGGGCGCGCTGCGAATCGCTTGTGGAACAGAGTCTGGCCATGTGTACGGCCCTGGCACCGGTGATCGGCTACGACCAGGCGGCCGATATCGCCAAGCAGGCCTTTGCCAGCGGGCGTACGGTGCGCGAAGTCGCCCTGGAACAACAGGTGTTGCCCGAGGAAAAGCTGGCACAGGTTCTCGACCCGCGACCCATGACGGAACCGGGCATTCCCGGCAAGACACGCTAA
- the hisC gene encoding histidinol-phosphate transaminase, whose amino-acid sequence MNPMRKNIAEMAGYVPGFQPRDEQNYTKLNTNENPYPPSPKVIEAILAEVGDNLRKYPDAASRAGCEEAGRLYGFDPDWVIMANGSDEVLNNLIRAFAGEGEEIAYVHPSYSYYSTLAEIQGAKVRTFLLDEGWALKDFPERYTGKLFFLTNPNAPLGFCYPQEFIEELAGRVDGMLVVDEAYADFAKENSLDLVRRLPNVVVTRTFSKSYSLAGMRLGLAIAHPEVIAALNKIRDHYNLDRLAQTACVAALADQEYFQQCVSKIRETRDWFSAELRVLDWDVIPSHGNFVFATPPDRNGKRVYDALFERRILVRYFSDPVLSHGLRISVGTREEMEKTLAALADIG is encoded by the coding sequence ATGAACCCGATGCGTAAAAATATTGCGGAAATGGCCGGTTATGTTCCGGGTTTTCAGCCGCGCGACGAGCAAAACTATACCAAGCTCAACACCAACGAAAATCCCTATCCCCCATCGCCGAAGGTTATCGAGGCGATCCTGGCCGAGGTCGGCGACAATCTGCGCAAGTATCCCGATGCCGCCAGCCGCGCCGGCTGCGAGGAGGCGGGTCGTTTGTACGGTTTCGATCCGGATTGGGTTATCATGGCCAACGGCTCGGACGAGGTGCTCAACAACCTGATCCGTGCGTTTGCCGGCGAAGGGGAGGAGATCGCTTATGTCCACCCGTCCTATTCCTATTACAGTACCCTGGCTGAGATCCAGGGTGCTAAAGTCCGTACGTTCCTGCTCGATGAGGGCTGGGCGCTGAAGGATTTTCCCGAGCGTTATACGGGCAAGCTTTTTTTCCTGACCAACCCCAACGCGCCTTTAGGGTTCTGTTACCCTCAGGAATTCATCGAGGAACTGGCCGGCCGGGTTGACGGCATGCTGGTTGTGGACGAGGCTTATGCCGACTTTGCCAAAGAAAACTCCCTGGATTTGGTACGGCGTCTGCCCAATGTGGTGGTGACGCGCACCTTTTCCAAAAGTTATTCGCTGGCCGGCATGCGTTTGGGCCTGGCCATCGCTCATCCTGAGGTGATTGCGGCTTTGAACAAGATCCGCGATCATTACAATCTCGACCGCCTCGCCCAGACGGCTTGTGTGGCGGCTCTGGCGGATCAGGAATATTTTCAGCAATGCGTGAGCAAAATTCGTGAGACGCGCGACTGGTTCAGCGCCGAACTGCGGGTGCTGGACTGGGATGTCATCCCGTCCCACGGCAATTTCGTTTTTGCGACCCCGCCGGACCGTAATGGCAAGCGCGTTTACGATGCCCTTTTCGAACGGCGCATCCTGGTGCGTTATTTCAGTGATCCGGTGCTTTCCCATGGCCTGCGCATCTCCGTCGGCACCCGCGAGGAGATGGAGAAAACCCTGGCCGCTCTGGCCGATATCGGTTGA
- a CDS encoding HD domain-containing protein: MKNLAHFFFEVGMLKRTPRTGFQFLGSGAESVAEHSFRTAVIGFTLARLDGQVDVGRVLQLCLFHDVPEARLGDLNYVNKKYVQADEQRAVDDLAATLPFGEEYRQTLAEFAARESRESLLAHDADQLEMILALKEYKDLGNRYADEWYPFCVRRLKTDLACRLAEDIWTTDSTRWWFDNDSDWWVNGSHGGNPVDCPDDKC; encoded by the coding sequence ATGAAAAACCTGGCACATTTCTTTTTTGAAGTCGGCATGCTCAAACGCACCCCGCGCACCGGGTTTCAGTTTCTCGGTTCCGGGGCCGAATCGGTGGCCGAGCATTCGTTTCGCACCGCTGTTATCGGATTTACCCTGGCGCGCCTCGACGGGCAGGTCGATGTCGGCCGGGTGTTGCAGTTGTGCCTGTTTCACGATGTGCCCGAGGCGCGTCTCGGGGATCTCAATTATGTGAATAAAAAATATGTACAGGCCGATGAACAGCGCGCCGTGGACGATCTGGCCGCGACACTGCCTTTCGGCGAGGAGTATCGGCAGACCCTGGCGGAATTCGCGGCCCGCGAATCCCGCGAATCGCTGCTGGCCCACGATGCCGATCAACTGGAAATGATTCTGGCCCTGAAGGAGTACAAGGATCTCGGCAACCGCTATGCCGACGAGTGGTATCCGTTCTGCGTACGGCGGCTCAAAACCGATCTGGCCTGCAGGTTGGCCGAAGATATCTGGACCACCGATTCGACACGCTGGTGGTTCGACAACGACAGTGACTGGTGGGTGAATGGCAGCCATGGTGGAAATCCGGTTGACTGCCCCGATGATAAGTGCTAG
- a CDS encoding ribonuclease D, whose protein sequence is MSLPPILVDDVSIARLAQELRDEAVIAVDLEADSLHSYQEKVCLLQISTSTRTVLVDPLAVEDLAALAPVLADPTIRKIFHAADYDIRCLFRDFRIEVQGLFDTMIACQMLGEKRVGLADVLAKYLDVELDKRYQRADWSKRPLEEGMILYAMEDTCHLHRLTEILEGRLRDMGRLSWAEEEFALLQKVRHSENNGPLFMRVKGAGLLERKQLAVLEQLLQWRDEEACRRDRPAFKVVGNKTLLGLAQIMPGSLREAKGIEGFSPRLADRYGRALIGVVCKAAAIPREEWPVYPRGERRERDPAVEGRMKDLKQVRAAMAEELDMDPGILVNNAQLEGVARACPADMDQLTELGILKNWQREVLGEGLLGALNRG, encoded by the coding sequence ATGTCTTTGCCCCCCATACTGGTCGACGACGTATCCATAGCCCGATTGGCGCAGGAGTTGCGCGATGAGGCCGTCATCGCCGTCGATCTCGAAGCCGATTCCCTGCATTCCTATCAGGAAAAGGTCTGTCTGCTGCAGATATCCACTTCGACCCGAACGGTTCTGGTCGACCCGCTGGCCGTGGAGGACCTGGCCGCTCTGGCACCGGTATTGGCCGACCCGACTATTCGCAAGATTTTTCATGCCGCTGATTACGACATCCGTTGCCTGTTTCGGGATTTCAGGATAGAGGTCCAAGGTTTGTTCGATACCATGATCGCCTGCCAGATGCTCGGTGAAAAGCGTGTCGGTCTGGCCGACGTGCTGGCCAAATATCTGGATGTCGAACTCGATAAGCGTTACCAGCGGGCCGACTGGTCGAAACGTCCGCTGGAGGAGGGCATGATCCTTTACGCCATGGAGGATACCTGCCATCTGCATCGGCTGACGGAGATCCTCGAGGGGCGCCTGCGGGACATGGGACGTTTGAGCTGGGCCGAGGAGGAATTCGCGTTGCTCCAGAAGGTGCGCCATTCGGAAAATAACGGTCCGCTGTTTATGCGCGTGAAAGGCGCCGGCTTGTTGGAACGCAAGCAACTGGCAGTGCTTGAACAATTGTTGCAATGGCGTGATGAGGAAGCATGCCGCCGGGATCGCCCTGCCTTCAAGGTCGTTGGCAACAAAACCTTGCTCGGTTTGGCGCAAATCATGCCCGGCAGCCTTCGGGAAGCGAAGGGCATAGAGGGCTTTTCGCCGCGGCTGGCCGATCGTTATGGTCGGGCCTTGATCGGGGTGGTGTGCAAAGCCGCAGCCATTCCCAGAGAGGAGTGGCCGGTCTATCCGCGCGGCGAACGCCGTGAGCGGGATCCCGCCGTTGAGGGACGCATGAAGGATCTCAAGCAGGTGCGTGCGGCCATGGCGGAAGAACTCGATATGGATCCCGGTATCCTGGTCAATAATGCGCAACTCGAAGGGGTGGCCAGGGCCTGTCCGGCCGACATGGATCAATTAACGGAACTCGGCATATTGAAGAACTGGCAGCGGGAAGTGCTTGGTGAGGGCTTGCTGGGCGCATTAAACCGTGGTTGA